The Eremothecium gossypii ATCC 10895 chromosome VII, complete sequence nucleotide sequence CTTAAACCTTTCGTCCTCAAGCGGTAGGCCGTGGTTCTCATGGCGAATGGCAGCTACATGTTCGCGCAATATAGCCGCTACCCTGGATCGAAGGTCTCTTACTTCTTGGCCATCACGCAGCTCCGGGGTGAGATCGGTGGGGTTTTCTGGATCATGGTACTTTTCCACTAGACTGCGCCACTCTGCACGAAGCGATTCTATAATGTTATCGTCGACAGTATCTCCTATTGTCACATTAATTTCTGCGCCGAAGTTCCGCGGCAAGTAGCGCTCCACAACGGTCCCAGCAGCCGACTCTGGCGCTATCTTCTCAAAGCCAGTCGCAAAAATCGGCACAATGATCGGCGGCTTGGTACTCTCCAGGACCATCCGTGTAATGCCCCACTTGAAGTACCTCATCGAGTTGGCGTGTGGGTGCTCCAGCTGTAGCACAAAGCCCTCCGGGAACACATGGACCCACGACGGCCGCACACGCCGCACAGGCGGGATATACTCAACCTTCCTCATCGgctccagcagctgagGCGACTCGAGCGGCTTCTCGCAGTGCGGGGTCCACTCCAGATCCAGCGTGTCGTCCGGAGACAGCAGCCGGATGGAGGCCTCGATGGAACCCTGGAACGGGCCCGCCCCAAACCTCTCGGTGGATAGAACCCTGCCTAACGAAAAGAACGCCGCTAGTCCTCTATTCTGGAAACAAACGTTCTGTGCGCCGAGACACCACCGCATCTGGTCCATATGCCGATAAATCCTCCACGGCAGTGCCGCCCACAAAAACGGGTCGTCCACCACCGACATGTGATTCATTATCGTCAGGAGCCCTCTGTTCTCCGCCACCGTCCGTTCCAGCGCATTTTCGAGCTTATCCACATGCGTTAGGCGCACATTATAAAATAACTTCAAGAATGCTTTCGACGCAGCGATCGTTGCCATGCAAGTCCCATGAGATGCCCATTGCCAAAGCACAGATTGCCTAGGATATTCAC carries:
- the TAZ1 gene encoding lysophosphatidylcholine acyltransferase (Syntenic homolog of Saccharomyces cerevisiae YPR140W (TAZ1)): MSLPDVLRRGDEFLSEYPRQSVLWQWASHGTCMATIAASKAFLKLFYNVRLTHVDKLENALERTVAENRGLLTIMNHMSVVDDPFLWAALPWRIYRHMDQMRWCLGAQNVCFQNRGLAAFFSLGRVLSTERFGAGPFQGSIEASIRLLSPDDTLDLEWTPHCEKPLESPQLLEPMRKVEYIPPVRRVRPSWVHVFPEGFVLQLEHPHANSMRYFKWGITRMVLESTKPPIIVPIFATGFEKIAPESAAGTVVERYLPRNFGAEINVTIGDTVDDNIIESLRAEWRSLVEKYHDPENPTDLTPELRDGQEVRDLRSRVAAILREHVAAIRHENHGLPLEDERFKSPAWWKKYTHTEGESAKDVRFIGQNWAIKRLQEPSRDYSDPISSSNNDDRKK